From the genome of Apodemus sylvaticus chromosome 3, mApoSyl1.1, whole genome shotgun sequence, one region includes:
- the Triqk gene encoding triple QxxK/R motif-containing protein has product MGRKDSSSTKLPVDQYRKQIGKQDYKKTKPILRATKLKAEAKKTAIGIKEVGLVLAAILTLLLAFYAFFYLRLSTNIDSDLDTDED; this is encoded by the exons ATGGGTAGAAAAGACTCTTCCAGTACAAAACTTCCTGTTGATCAGTACAGAAAGCAAATAG GTAAACAGGATTATAAAAAAACTAAGCCTATTTTACGAGCAACCAAAttaaaagcagaagcaaagaaaacAGCGATAGGCATCAAG GAAGTGGGCCTCGTGCTCGCAGCTATCCTGACCCTCCTACTGGCTTTCTATGCTTTCTTCTATCTCCGGCTGTCCACGAATATTGACTCTGATCTGGACACAGATGAAGATTAG